A single region of the Lotus japonicus ecotype B-129 chromosome 4, LjGifu_v1.2 genome encodes:
- the LOC130710614 gene encoding LOW QUALITY PROTEIN: F-box protein At5g39450-like (The sequence of the model RefSeq protein was modified relative to this genomic sequence to represent the inferred CDS: inserted 2 bases in 1 codon; deleted 1 base in 1 codon): MSSLPDSCDSSLLLFLPDDVFAMVSRFLKPRDICNLSLCCKSLCDLSASEKVWLTQCDILNMXKDIVEWREGVSSYKALCRFLLSVQPLLGTWVYQNPELGNLVYVMPGYVSVFGCRVVPQEIGSLGIHDGPILWSAVFEVIGDFDGSAVFVLHGREEGVHYVCLRSVKYIDKSCNVLLLEVEPLKGSSLVCQSGLEFLKKVFRSYIELSRPQGAVGNDDGIQVPFSKLTFTDRGMLLDITTIQVRQEVPNMAMGPLFTRSRDDYDNFQKDLVLSRDRRVALIQMYRLGGIQIDNKCTGEGIANGYGFNYPGSQPGSLFVFQNGILAFVWVDSSVVLTLQRLDLQELLKKGERIPSLPPINNFSYLTKSYSNVFTVSPST, translated from the exons CAATCTCAGTCTCTGCTGCAAGAGTCTCTGCGATCTTTCAGCTTCTGAAAAAGTGTGGCTCACTCAATGTGACATCTTGAACAT CAAAGACATTGTTGAGTGGAGAGAGGGTGTGTCATCTTACAAGGCACTTTGCCGTTTTCTTCTGAGTGTTCAACCATTGCTTGGAACATGGGTGTATCAGAATCCTGAACTTGGTAACCTTGTCTATGTCATGCCAGGTTATGTGTCTGTT TTTGGATGCAGGGTGGTTCCTCAGGAGATTGGTTCATTGGGGATTCATGATGGTCCTATCCTCTGGTCTGCTGTGTTTGAAGTTATTGGTGATTTTGATGGTTCAGCTGTTTTTGTCCTCCATGGAAGAGAAGAGGGTGTACATTATGTTTGTCTAAGGTCAGTGAAGTACATAGATAAATCTTGCAATGTTTTGTTGCTTGAGGTTGAGCCCTTGAAGGGTAGTAGCTTAGTATGCCAATCGGGTCTGGAGTTCTTAAAGAAGGTTTTTAGGTCATACATTGAGCTTTCTAGGCCACAAGGGGCGGTTGGAAATGATGATGGAATACAGGTTCCCTTCAGTAAGTTGACTTTTACAGATAGAGGAATGTTGCTTGATATTACAACTATCCAAGTTCGACAAGAGGTTCCTAACATGGCAATGGGACCATTGTTTACTAGGTCAAGGGATGATTATGATAATTTTCAGAAGGATTTGGTGCTCTCGAGGGATAGAAGAGTGGCCCTAATTCAAATGTACAGGCTCGGGGGTATTCAGATTGACAATAAATGTACAGGAGAGGGTATTGCAAATGGTTATGGGTTCAACTACCCTGGATCACAACCCGGTTCCCTCTTTGTATTTCAAAATGGTATCCTTGCCTTCGTTTGGGTAGATTCAAGTGTTGTTTTGACCTTGCAAAGACTTGACTTGCAAGAACTTTTGAAGAAAGGAGAAAGGATACCCTCTCTGCCCCCCATCAACAATTTTTcatatttgaccaagtcttacTCAAATGTGTTTACAGTCTCTCCTAGCACTTAG